The genomic window GAGGTCGTGGAAACGGGCCGGGCAGTACTCGCGGCCGAAGAAGATGATCTGCAGATGCACCTTGGACCAGGTCTCCTGCGGGAATACGGCCTTCAGATCCTTCTCGGTGCGCTCTACGGTCGTACCCTTGGAAAGCCCCCAGCGGGCCGCCAGGCGATGGATGTGCGTGTCGACGGGAAACGCCGGCTCACCGAAGGCCTGCGCCACCACCACGCTCGCCGTCTTGTGACCGACGCCAGGTAACGCTTCCAACGCTTCCAGCGTGTCGGGCACTACGCCGCCGTGTTCCTCCACCAGGATTTCGGCGAGGCGGCGGATGTTCTTGGCCTTGGTGGGCGCCAGGCCGCAGGTGCGGATCGACGCCAGGATTTCGCTCACATCCAGCTTCGCCATCGCCTCCGGCGTGCTTGCCTTGGCGAAGAGGTCGGGCGTCACGATGTTCACCCGAGCGTCCGTCGTTTGCGCCGACAGCAGCACGGCGACCAGCAGGGAGAAGGGGTCCGTGTGGTCGAGGGGGACGGGGGTCTCGGGGTAGAGCGCTTCGAGTTG from Pseudomonadota bacterium includes these protein-coding regions:
- the nth gene encoding endonuclease III, translating into MTRQEKAGRILGQLEALYPETPVPLDHTDPFSLLVAVLLSAQTTDARVNIVTPDLFAKASTPEAMAKLDVSEILASIRTCGLAPTKAKNIRRLAEILVEEHGGVVPDTLEALEALPGVGHKTASVVVAQAFGEPAFPVDTHIHRLAARWGLSKGTTVERTEKDLKAVFPQETWSKVHLQIIFFGREYCPARFHDLSTCPICSWAATKKRALEERRRDDAARKRPKKAG